The genomic segment GCGCCAACGCTCGCCCTTCGTCTCGCGACACGGCTGCCATATCGATACGCGCCAGTTCGTCGAGCAAACGCTGCGCCGACGCCGCGTGCGCCGCCGTCCGCGCAAGTGCGTCGCGAAAACCCGGAAAGTGGACCGCCAAGGCCGGCGTCACCTCATGGCGCAACGCATTGCGCGCGTAGCGTGTATCAGCGTTCGAATCGTCGTCGATCCAGCTCAGGTTGCGCGCGCTCGCGTACTGCTCGAGTTGCGCACGCAACACCTGAAGCAACGGCCTGACGCGCGTCGTCGCCGAACCCGCCGGCACATATTCGGGCGCCATCGCCGCGAGCCCAGCGAGCCCGGCGCCACGAAGCAATTGCAGCAGCACGGTCTCCGCCTGGTCGTCCGCATGTTGCGCGAGCCACAGCGTGCGAATGCCGCGCGCCGCACTCATCGCGTCCAACGCGCGATAGCGCGCGTCACGCGCCGCCGCCTCGACGCTCACGCCCGCCGCGCGCGACACGTCGACGCGCACGGCGTCGAACTCGACCCCACGCTCCTGCGCAAAAGACCGGCAGTGCGCGAGCCACGCGTCGGCGTGAGGACTCAGCCCATGATGCACATGCAGCGCGACACAACGCGAGGCGTCCACCACTCGCACCACGGCATCGAGCAGCACGCTCGAATCGACGCCGCCGCTGAACGCCACGGCAATACGCTCATGCGCAGGAACAGCGGACAGCGCCAAGCCGAGCGCCTCGATAACGAGGCGCTCGGCTGGCGATTCTGCGGAAGTGGTCACGTCGCTAGCGCGTGGTGCGCCGATGGACGAAAGAGAACGCGCGCGGGCTTACGCACCCGGCGTCGTTTCCTTGAACTTGCCGTACGACATCAACCGGTCGAAGCGGCGTTGACGCAGGTCGTTGATGCTCATGCCCTGGAACTGACGCAGCGAATCGGCGAGTGCACGGCGCAGCATGGCGGCCATGCCCTTCGGATCGCGATGCGCGCCGCCAAGCGGCTCGTTGACGATCTTGTCGATCAGACCCAACGCCTTCAGACGATGCGCGGTCAGCCCGAGCGCTTCCGCTGCTTCAGGCGCTTTCGCGGCGCTCTTCCACAGAATCGACGCGCAGCCTTCCGGCGAAATCACCGAATAGGTCGAGAATTGCAGCATCAGCACGCTGTCGCCGACAGCGATGGCGAGCGCACCGCCCGAGCCGCCTTCACCGATGATCGTCGCGATCAGCGGCGTCTTCAGCTCGGCCATCACGTACAGATTGCGACCGATCGCTTCCGACTGACCGCGCTCTTCAGCACCGATGCCAGGATAAGCACCCGGCGTATCGATGAACGTGAAGATCGGCAGGCTGAATTTCTCGGCGAGACGCATGAGGCGCTCGGCCTTGCGATAGCCTTCCGGGCGCGGCATGCCGAAGTTGCGCAGCGCGCGCTCCTTCGTGTCGCGGCCCTTCTGATGGCCGATCACCATGCAAGCCTGGCCGTTAAAACGCGCGAGGCCGCCGACGATCGACAGGTCGTCCGCATAGTTGCGGTCGCCGTGCAGTTCGTGGAAATCGGTGAACAGCTCGCTCACGTAGTCGAACGTGTACGGGCGTTGCGGATGACGGGCGATTTGCGAAACCTGCCACGGGGAGAGGTTCGCGTACAGGTCTTTAGTGAGCTGTTGGCTCTTCTTGGACAGCCGCTCGATCTCTTCCGAAATATCGACGGCCGAATCGTCCTGCACGAAGCGCAATTCTTCGATCTTCGCTTCGAGTTCAGCGATCGGCTGTTCGAAATCCAGAAAGGTGGTCTTCATTGGTTGGAATCCTTGGACTTACCGGCAGCGCGTATTCTAACCGCGCTCGCCGATGTCAAAACCATTTCTCAACTATCGAATCGAGAAAATCGATAGTTTTTCAATGGAATCGCTTTCTTTTTCTTTCAGTAGTCGACCGGCAACGGATCAAGACTACGCCACATGTACCAGGTCGCGACAGTACGCCACGGCTCCCAGTTCGCGGCCACCTCACGCGCTTCGCTGCGCGTTACCGGCTCACCGCTGAAATAGTTGACGCTGATCGCACGGATCAGGCCGAGGTCGTCGAGCGGCAGAACGTCGGGGCGCGACAGATTGAAGATCAGGAACATCTCCGCGGTCCAGCGGCCAATGCCGCGAATCTGCGTGAGTTCGGCGATCACCGCCTCGTCTTCCATCGACGTCCATTTACCGACGTGCAACGCCCCCGACACGAAATGCTCGGCAAGGTCGAGCACGTACTCGGCCTTGCGTTTGGACAGGCCGCACGCGGTGAGCTTTTCCTGACCGAGCTTGATGAACTGCTGGGGCACGAGTTTCGGGCACGCGGCCTCGACCTTCGCCCACACGGCCTGCGCGGACGCGACCGAAATCTGCTGCCCGACCACCGAGCGCGCGAGCGTGACGAACGGATCGCCACGGCTCAGCAAATGCACGGGGCCGAATTTCGGAATCAGCTTCTTGAGGATGCGATCACGCTTGACGAGGTCGGCGCACGCTTTGTCCCAGTAGTCGGGACGCGTGACTTCGGGCGTCAGGCCGGCAATCTGCACCGGCACCGCGACTTCGCTCGAACTGGAGCCTTCGCCGCCCGCACCTGCCGACGCGCGCGTCTTGCGCACGACTTCGCCCTGCCCTTCGCGTGCCAGTTCCTGCACGTCGCCGGCCAGGTCGGCGGACAACGCACCATTACCATTGGCCTTCACACGCGACGCTTTGACGCGCTTCGCAACCGGAGCAGGCGCGTGCGCAGACGCGCCGTTGAGCGCGCGCTTCACGGTGGTCTTCGCGGGGGCCTTCTTCGCTGCGCCCGCTGCGGTCTTGGCCGCCACCCCGGCAGCTTTCGACGATGCTTTCTTCACCCCGCTGCTGCCAGTGCGAGCCGACGTTCGTGTCGACTTTGCTGCGGCAGCCGCGTTTGTTTGAGACGTGGCTCGTTTAGCCGGCGTCTTCGTGGCCGTTGCCATCCTGCCTCCTGCCTGGCGAGTCGATCAAAGGGAATTGCGAGGTGCGCTCACACGCGCCGCCACTCGGTCAACCCGCCGGGTTTGTCTTCAAGTGCAACGCCGGCCTCGAGCAATTCGGCCCGGATCCGGTCTGCTGCCGCATAGTCCTTCGCCTGCTTGGCCGCCACGCGCGCTGCGATCTTCGCTTCGATCGCGGCGGGCTCGAGCGCGCCTTGTGCTGCGCTGCCCGCGGCCTGCTGCAGATACGCACGCGGCTCGCGGCCGAGCAGTCCGAGCACCGCGCCCAGCGAGCGCAACTGACGGGCCAGCGCGGGGTCGCGCGTGCGGTTCACTTCTGTTGCCAACTCGAACAGCACCGACACTGCAACCGGCGTGTTGAAGTCGTCATTCATCGCTGCCTGGAAACGCTGCGCATGCGCTTCGTTCCAGTCGAGTTCCGCGGTGTCCGGCGTGACGTCTTTCAACGCCGTGTACAGACGCGCGAGTGCATTGCGGGCATCGTCGATATGCACGTCGCTGTAATTCAGCGGCGAGCGGTAATGCGCACGTGCGATGAAAAACCGCACGACCTCGGCATCGTACTGCGCCAATACTTCGCGGATCGTAAAGAAGTTGTTCAACGACTTCGACATCTTCTCATTGTCGATCTGCACGTAGCCGTTGTGCATCCAGTAATTGACGAAGGTTTGACCGGTAGCGGCTTCACTTTGCGCAATTTCGTTTTCGTGGTGCGGAAACTGCAGGTCCTGCCCGCCGCCATGAATGTCGAAATGTTCGCCGAGCAGCGAGCAGCCCATCGCCGAACATTCGATATGCCAGCCCGGACGGCCGCGACCGTACTTCGATTCCCAGCCGGTGTCAGCCGGTTCTTCGGGCTTGGCTTTTTTCCATAGCACGAAGTCGAGCGGATCCTGCTTCGCGTCGTTCGCCGCGACGCGTTCGCCCGCACGCAGATCTTCGAGCGACTTGCCCGACAGCTTGCCGTAGCCCGCGAACTTGCGGACCGCGTAGTTCACGTCGCCGTCGGTGGCCTGGTATGCATAGCCGTTCGATTCCAGCGTCTCGATCATGCCGAGCATCTGAGGAATGAAATCGGTGGCGCGCGGCTCGAGGTCGGGACGCTCGATACCGAGCGCGTCCGCGTCTTCATGCAGCGCGTCGATGAAGCGGTCGGTCAGCGACTTGATCGTCTCTCCGTTCTCGACGGCGCGACGAATGATCTTGTCGTCGATATCGGTGATGTTGCGCACGTAGGTCACGTCGTAGCCGAGCGTGCGCAACCAGCGCTGCACGATGTCGAACACGACCATCACCCGCGCATGACCGACGTGGCAATAGTCGTATACGGTCATGCCACAGACGTACATCCGCACAACACCCTCTTGCAGCGGCACGAAAGTTTGCTTGTCACGCGCGAGCGTGTTGTAGATGCGCAGTGATTCCATAGAGAACGGTGCGTGGGCCGAAAGAAATCCGCAATGTGTTTCATGCGCGCCGCCCCGCCGATCACAACAGGACAGCGGGTGCATTGCATGCAGCAGAACCGGTGCAGCTGGTGCGGCGCTCAGGCTGCGCTCAGTCTGCAATCAAGGCGGAGACGACCACGAGTGGCGAAAAGACAGTTTGCGGTTCGACGGAACGCGCAGACCTTTTGTTAGAATGGGTCGGAGTATAACATCCAGACCTGAGCCTATGAAACCTTCCAGCGGCCGCGCGCGCAGCGCTGCGACCCTCACCGCGACGGCCTTCGACGGTGTTGCCCACGGCATCACGCGCGGCGCTTCCTCCCGTGTTGCCCGCGCGCTCGCGTTGCGCGTCACCATGGCCGTCGCCCTTGCGGCACTGCCGGTTGCGGGCGCCTACGCACAGAAGGCCGCGGTCATGCCGCAGGGTCCGGCAACACGCGACAACACGCCGGACATCGACACTGCGATCACGCAGAAAAACTGGCAGTCGTCGCTCGCGCAGCTCGACGAGCGCATCGCGTCGAATCCGCGTGACGCCCAGGCTCGGTTCAAGCGCGGCACCGTGCTTGCCCACCTGAATCGCGACGACGAAGCGATTGCCGCCTTCGTCGAACTCACGCAGATGTACCCCGAATTGCCCGAGCCGTATAACAACCTCGCCGCGCTGTACGCGAAACAGGGTCACCTGGTCGAAGCACGCGCCGCGCTCGAAACGGCTATCAAGGTGAATCCGAACTACGGTCTCGCGTTCGAGAATCTCGGCGACGTGTATCTGCGGATGGCCGACCAGGCGTACCGTCGCGCGCAGAGCCTCGGCAAGGCGAGCGCCACGACCACGCAACGTATCGCGGACATCCAGAAGATCGTCTCGCCGTCCAAAGCGCCGGCGGCTCCGGCAAAGCAGGCTGTCGCGCCAACCGACAACTACACGGCTCGCGCCACGTCGAACATGACGCAGTCACCGAGCTTCCAGTTCGGCGGTGCGAACGGCTCGCTCGCCATGCCGCCTTACATGGCGCCGTCGAACTGAAGCACGCGGCGCGCTGTCATGACGTCCGGCGCGCACGCACGCTTGTTACGCTCGGTCCACGCACAGTCATCACGATTCCGGCACCCGGTTTTTTCCACCCCTGAGGATCTTCATGAAATGGTTGATGTTGGCGCTCGGCAGCGCCGCCCTGATCGCAAACGCACCCGCCTTTGCCCAGTCCGGTTCGCAAGCCACGCATCCGTCCGTCCTCCTCAAGACATCGGAAGGCGACAT from the Paraburkholderia fungorum genome contains:
- a CDS encoding tetratricopeptide repeat protein; translated protein: MKPSSGRARSAATLTATAFDGVAHGITRGASSRVARALALRVTMAVALAALPVAGAYAQKAAVMPQGPATRDNTPDIDTAITQKNWQSSLAQLDERIASNPRDAQARFKRGTVLAHLNRDDEAIAAFVELTQMYPELPEPYNNLAALYAKQGHLVEARAALETAIKVNPNYGLAFENLGDVYLRMADQAYRRAQSLGKASATTTQRIADIQKIVSPSKAPAAPAKQAVAPTDNYTARATSNMTQSPSFQFGGANGSLAMPPYMAPSN
- the tilS gene encoding tRNA lysidine(34) synthetase TilS, with product MTTSAESPAERLVIEALGLALSAVPAHERIAVAFSGGVDSSVLLDAVVRVVDASRCVALHVHHGLSPHADAWLAHCRSFAQERGVEFDAVRVDVSRAAGVSVEAAARDARYRALDAMSAARGIRTLWLAQHADDQAETVLLQLLRGAGLAGLAAMAPEYVPAGSATTRVRPLLQVLRAQLEQYASARNLSWIDDDSNADTRYARNALRHEVTPALAVHFPGFRDALARTAAHAASAQRLLDELARIDMAAVSRDEGRALAHEALLALDDDRALNLLRYWMRGAGLVAASSARLTDALRQLREVGATGDGHRLRINHAGQALRSYRGLVYWEAGASSDPADETALASREISELAWQGEPVWRLPQWRGTFVFAEVAAIAGSEGDAASDDTLDLDTVSLSVLKRALLSARSRSGGERMRTSASPDAPARTLKNLFQERGVPAWKRDVPLLFIGDELLFVPLLGVNRATAAASASSSEPRVRISWREDLLIA
- the cysS gene encoding cysteine--tRNA ligase; the encoded protein is MESLRIYNTLARDKQTFVPLQEGVVRMYVCGMTVYDYCHVGHARVMVVFDIVQRWLRTLGYDVTYVRNITDIDDKIIRRAVENGETIKSLTDRFIDALHEDADALGIERPDLEPRATDFIPQMLGMIETLESNGYAYQATDGDVNYAVRKFAGYGKLSGKSLEDLRAGERVAANDAKQDPLDFVLWKKAKPEEPADTGWESKYGRGRPGWHIECSAMGCSLLGEHFDIHGGGQDLQFPHHENEIAQSEAATGQTFVNYWMHNGYVQIDNEKMSKSLNNFFTIREVLAQYDAEVVRFFIARAHYRSPLNYSDVHIDDARNALARLYTALKDVTPDTAELDWNEAHAQRFQAAMNDDFNTPVAVSVLFELATEVNRTRDPALARQLRSLGAVLGLLGREPRAYLQQAAGSAAQGALEPAAIEAKIAARVAAKQAKDYAAADRIRAELLEAGVALEDKPGGLTEWRRV
- a CDS encoding DNA-3-methyladenine glycosylase family protein, with the translated sequence MATATKTPAKRATSQTNAAAAAKSTRTSARTGSSGVKKASSKAAGVAAKTAAGAAKKAPAKTTVKRALNGASAHAPAPVAKRVKASRVKANGNGALSADLAGDVQELAREGQGEVVRKTRASAGAGGEGSSSSEVAVPVQIAGLTPEVTRPDYWDKACADLVKRDRILKKLIPKFGPVHLLSRGDPFVTLARSVVGQQISVASAQAVWAKVEAACPKLVPQQFIKLGQEKLTACGLSKRKAEYVLDLAEHFVSGALHVGKWTSMEDEAVIAELTQIRGIGRWTAEMFLIFNLSRPDVLPLDDLGLIRAISVNYFSGEPVTRSEAREVAANWEPWRTVATWYMWRSLDPLPVDY
- a CDS encoding acetyl-CoA carboxylase carboxyltransferase subunit alpha, producing the protein MKTTFLDFEQPIAELEAKIEELRFVQDDSAVDISEEIERLSKKSQQLTKDLYANLSPWQVSQIARHPQRPYTFDYVSELFTDFHELHGDRNYADDLSIVGGLARFNGQACMVIGHQKGRDTKERALRNFGMPRPEGYRKAERLMRLAEKFSLPIFTFIDTPGAYPGIGAEERGQSEAIGRNLYVMAELKTPLIATIIGEGGSGGALAIAVGDSVLMLQFSTYSVISPEGCASILWKSAAKAPEAAEALGLTAHRLKALGLIDKIVNEPLGGAHRDPKGMAAMLRRALADSLRQFQGMSINDLRQRRFDRLMSYGKFKETTPGA